The nucleotide sequence AAAACGCGGCGGTAGCAGGTGACGGAGATCGAGACGTCCACCGAGGGGTCACGCAGCGTCAGGAACACCACCCCGGCTCCGGGGCGGCGGCTGAGCTGCGTGATCTGGCCTTCGACCCACACCGCGCCGAGACGGTCGATCCAGCCCCCGATGAGGCGCGAGATCTCCGAGACCGGGACGGGCGAATCCGCAGAGGTAGTCAGCGCCATCCCGCCAGCGTACGGGCAGCGACCGACAGTTCGGTCCGCCCGGGGCGACGGCGGAACCGCAGCCCGCGGACGCCCGTACCATGGAGCCCATGACTGAGGCCGCCGCTGCCCCGCCCGTCCGCCGCGTTCTGCTCGCCGCCCCCCGGGGTTATTGCGCGGGTGTGGACCGAGCCATCGTCACCGTCGAGAAGGCCCTGGAGCTGTACGGGGCCCCGGTCTATGTCCGCCACGAGATCGTGCACAACAAACACGTCGTCGAGACGCTGCGCAAGCGCGGCGCGATCTTCGTCGACGAGGCGTACGAGGTGCCCGAGGGCGCCACGGTGATCTTCTCGGCGCACGGCGTCGCCCCGGTCGTCCACGAGCAGGCCGCCGAGCGCCGCCTCAAGACCATCGACGCGACGTGTCCGCTGGTCACCAAGGTGCACAAGGAGGCCGTCCGGTTCGCCGAGGACGGCTACAACATCCTCCTCATCGGCCACGAAGGCCACGAGGAGGTCGTCGGGACGATGGGCGAGGCGCCGGAGAGCATCACGCTCGTCGACGGCCCGGACGACGTGGCCAACGTCGAGGTGGAGAACCCGTCCAAGGTGGTGTGGCTCTCGCAGACCACGCTGTCGGTGGACGAGGCCATGGCGACCGTCGGCGCGCTCAAGGAGAAGTTCCCGCTCCTGGAGAGCCCGCCCAGCGACGACATCTGCTACGCGACGCAGAACCGGCAGACGGCGGTCAAGCAGATCGCCGAGGAGGCCGACCTCATCATCGTCGTCGGCTCGAAGAACTCGTCGAACTCGGTGCGGCTGGTCGAGGTGGGCCTGGAGGCGGGCGCGGGGGCGTCGTACCTGGTGGACCACGCCGGGGAGGTCGACGAGGCGTGGCTGGAGGGCGTCTCCACGATCGGCGTGACGAGCGGCGCCTCGGTGCCCGAGGTGCTGGTCGACGGCGTGCTGGACTGGCTCGCGGAGCGCGGCTTCGACGACGTCCGGGTGCACACGGCGATGGAGGAGAAGCTCGCCTTCTCGCTCCCGCAGGAACTGCGCCGCGACCTGAAGGCGGCGGGCCAACCGGCCTGAGGGAGCGGCCGGGCCGCGTGCGGGAGGCGGGCGCCGGCCACCGCGCGGGTGGCTCCGGGGCGTCGGCGAGCACGCGGTCGGCGGTGGCGTCGACGCGCGGGGACGAGCCGGGCGGTGTGGGCCATCGGGGCGCGCGGGGACGCGTTGTCGGCGTCGTCACCCGGATGGGGCCTGCCGACCGGATGGGGGCCTGCCGAGCGGCGGGCCCGTCGTCCGTCCGGGGACCGCGCTGGTGCGCGTCGGCACGGGCACGACCGGCCCCGGCGTGCGCTGTGGGGCGAGGCGACCCTCGTCGAGGAGGCGGGTGCGCGGGCGAGCAGGGCCACGCGGATTAAGCCGAACGGCGTGGAGCCGCGTGCAAGGCTGGAGCCGTGGAGCCGTGGAGCCGTGGAGCCGTGGAGCGCCGTGAATCGTGCGCGCGGTTTGCGGGCGTGTGACTCGGGCCGCGTGTCCGCGGGGCTTTGCGTGACGTGAATCGCGCGTGGCGGGGGCGTGTGTCTTGGGGCGTGTGTGACCCGGCTGCCGCGAGCCGGGCGCCGCGTGATCCGGCGGACCCCGTGTGAGCCCGAACCGTCCGCCGACCCGACCCCGTGTGACCCGCGTGGCGTGCGCGCCACGCGAGGTCGGGTCAGTGCTCGCGCGGCGTCTCGCGGATGTCGCGGGACTCCCTCGGGCTGTGGATACCGGGGGAGACCTGACCGCTCCACGCGCGGTCGCGGCCGGTGGCGGCGTGGGCGGCACGCGGGTCGCGCGCCTCGCGTGCCGTGCGCGAATCGCGGTGCTCGCGGCCGTCGCGGGTCTCCCGGCCTTCCCGGCCTTCCCGGGCGTCGCGATTGTCGCGCGCCTCCCGCGCCTCCCGCGCCTCCCGTGTCGCCCGGCGGCGGGCCGCCTCGCGGTCGGCGCGGCGCCGGACCATCACGATCCCGGCCGCGAGCATCGTGCCGGTCCACAGCACACTGGCCTTGAAGGTCAGGGCCGTGAACATGTCGAGCCCGGTGCGGATCACGAAGCTCTCGGAGTTCTTGCTCGGGAACACCACGCTGAGCACCAGCACCGTCAGCGCGAAGGCGATGGGGGCGGCGAAGAACGCCGCCGTGAGGTCCCGGATCCGGGTCTTGGCCGCGACCAGGGCACACGCGACCAGGAAGACGATCGCGAAGAACCAGCCGAGTGTGTCGGAGAACACCTTGTCGAGCAGCCCGCCCAGCAGCGTCGCGCCGGTCGCGAGGACCACCGCCCCCGGCGCGGTCAACCCGGGCGTTCCGGACGGACGCCGGGACGGCCCGGGACGGCGTACGGCATTGCGCCCGCCAGAGGGACCGCCGGACTGCCGGGCCCGGGGCGGACCGCCGCCGACCTCGGGAGCCGAGGGCGGCGGGACGTGGTTCCCGGCCGACGGACGCCCCGTCGCGGCGGTGCCGGAGCGGGGCCGTTGCCCGTCGTCACGCACGGGTGTCGCGGAGGCCGCGGCCGACACCGGCGGCATCGGCGGAGCCGACGGCGGCGCGGGAGGAGCCGCCGGTCGCGGCGCCGCCGGAGGAGGCGGGTGCTCGGGCGGCGCGGGCGGCGGCGGCCCGGCCGCGGCGGGCGGAGCCGCCGGCCGCGAGCGCGGAGGCTCGGGGCTCGGGGCGGCGGGGGACGATCGACGGCGGCGCACCGGCTCAGCCCGTCCCGGGGAAGGCACGGTCCGGCGGCGGCCCTGCGGTTGCCCGGCCGAGGTCGGGCGGGCACGGCTGCGCTGATTCACGTTTCCACGCTATGCGTATGACATGACTCAAATCGGTGAAGAACACGCTCATCCTTGTATGAGTACGACATCCGAGAACAATTGATCACGGTGAGTCACGAATGATCGCAACCGGTCACGGCAGCCCACGGCGGCGTACGCACGAGCCGCCCGCGTGCCCTGACGAGGCGTCGGGCGACGCGCAAAGCCTCCCGTCCGCCTCGGGCCGCCCTGTCACCTCACCCGGTCCGGTCCACCCGGCTCGGTGGCTCCGGTCGACACGGTCGCGCGCGTCCCGCCGTGATTGTCGGGACCCGCACACATCAGGACGCACGCGACCCCGCGGCCGGTGGCAGCCGGGCGGCGGCGGATTCCCCGGGGACGCCCCGGCGCGACCGCCGAATCCCGCGCGGGCCGCCGGACGCGCGCATCGTGACGGCGCGTCAGTCCCGCGGCGACCAGGACTGGTACGGCGGCTGCGCCTGCCCGCCCGCGGGTGCGCCGCCGGGCTGCCCGTATGGTCCCGGCTGCTGGGGAACGCCGTACCCGTGCTGTTGCTGCTGCGGAGCGCCGTACCCCTGCTGCCACGCACCGGCCGCCGCCTGTGCCTCCAACTGCTCGAACGCGTTGCGCGCCGCCCGCGACCCCTTCACCTCGGTCGGGATGCCCCATTGCGCCGCCATGTCCTTGATGTCCTTGGCGAACCACGGCAGTTGCTCGGCGGCGATGAAGTTGAGGGTGTGCTTGGTGGTGCCGCCGTCGCGGCGGGCCGCGTGCAGCGTGACGCTGCTCGGTGCCTCACCCGTGCCCTGGCGCAGCTTGACGGTGACGGAGGTGATCTCGCCCCAGCCGATTTGGCGGGTCTTCGTCATGCCGTACAGCACCATGCCCTGGGCGCTGAGCGCGAGTCTGCGGTGCTTGTAGACGTAGTACCCGAGAATCACGAACAGCGACAACGGAATTGCCAGCGCCGCCATCGCGCCCTTCGGCAGACCGGTGTCGCCCGCGAGTTCGGCGAGATCGAGCGGCAGCAGGGCCAGCGGGACCACCGCGGCCAGCAGCAATCTGCCGAACTTCTCGCCCTGCCACAGCACATGGTCCGGGAATGGGACGCGGTTGCCGGACGCCTGGACGCTCATCGCATTTCTCCCCGCGGTCGAGTCCCCCCACGGTCTGCCCGGCCGGCGCCCCTTGGCCCGGCCGTTCGCCGAGCCTATCGCCGAGGTGCGAGCGCCCGCCGGGGTCTCGCGCCGCGCGGATAGAATGGGCGGTCGGTGTGCCGTCGCGCGCCGTCTCCTCACCTCGTCAACCCAGGGAAGCCACGTTGTCGCTCACCATCGGAATCGTCGGTCTGCCCAACGTCGGCAAGTCCACCCTGTTCAACGCCCTCACGAAGAACGACGTGCTCGCCGCGAACTACCCGTTCGCGACCATCGAGCCCAACGTCGGCGTCGTCGGCGTGCCGGACGAGCGGCTGCACAAGCTCGCCGAGATCTTCGGCTCGCAGAAGGTGCTCCCGGCGACCGTCGACTTCGTCGACATCGCGGGCATCGTCCGCGGTGCCTCGGAAGGCGAGGGCCTGGGCAACAAGTTCCTCGCCAACATCCGTGAGTCGGACGCGATTTGCCAGGTCATCCGCGTCTTCACCGACCCGGACGTCGTGCACGTCGACGGCAAGGTCTCGCCGAAGAACGACATCGAGACCATCAACACCGAGCTGATCCTCGCCGACCTCCAG is from Yinghuangia sp. ASG 101 and encodes:
- a CDS encoding 4-hydroxy-3-methylbut-2-enyl diphosphate reductase; amino-acid sequence: MTEAAAAPPVRRVLLAAPRGYCAGVDRAIVTVEKALELYGAPVYVRHEIVHNKHVVETLRKRGAIFVDEAYEVPEGATVIFSAHGVAPVVHEQAAERRLKTIDATCPLVTKVHKEAVRFAEDGYNILLIGHEGHEEVVGTMGEAPESITLVDGPDDVANVEVENPSKVVWLSQTTLSVDEAMATVGALKEKFPLLESPPSDDICYATQNRQTAVKQIAEEADLIIVVGSKNSSNSVRLVEVGLEAGAGASYLVDHAGEVDEAWLEGVSTIGVTSGASVPEVLVDGVLDWLAERGFDDVRVHTAMEEKLAFSLPQELRRDLKAAGQPA
- a CDS encoding DUF6542 domain-containing protein, with translation MTAPGAVVLATGATLLGGLLDKVFSDTLGWFFAIVFLVACALVAAKTRIRDLTAAFFAAPIAFALTVLVLSVVFPSKNSESFVIRTGLDMFTALTFKASVLWTGTMLAAGIVMVRRRADREAARRRATREAREAREARDNRDAREGREGRETRDGREHRDSRTAREARDPRAAHAATGRDRAWSGQVSPGIHSPRESRDIRETPREH